A single window of Hemibagrus wyckioides isolate EC202008001 linkage group LG28, SWU_Hwy_1.0, whole genome shotgun sequence DNA harbors:
- the poldip2 gene encoding polymerase delta-interacting protein 2 isoform X2: MAACVLRSWGILSTVNKFSNKNTLRAFAVKLDSRHEVTRRRLQCSTCGLLNVQQKRFMSSRAEGKVLETVGVFEVPKQHGKYETGQLFLHSVFGYRGIVLFPWHARLYDRDVTPPASDSKPETPGAHGSKEVKGKTHTYYQVLIDTRDCPHISQRSQTEAVTFLANHDDSRALYAIPGLDYVSHEDILPYNSTDQVPIQHELFERFLMFNTSKVPPFVARDTLRAWQEKNHPWLELSDVHRETTENIRVTVIPFYMGMREAQNSHVYWWRYCIRLENLGNEVVQLRERHWRIFSLSGTLETVRGRGVVGREPVLSKEQPAFQYSSHVSLQAPSGHMWGSYRFERPNGTFFDVRIPPFSLESKKDEMPNGFLPGPFSSLA, translated from the exons ATGGCGGCGTGTGTGTTACGAAGCTGGGGAATATTGTCTACTGTTAATAAGTTTagcaataaaaacacacttcGAGCATTCGCTGTGAAGCTCGACAGCAGACACGAAGTGACCAGACGCCGCTTGCAGTGTTCCACATGTGGTCTCCTGAATGTACAGCAGAAACGGTTCATGTCGTCCCG GGCAGAAGGGAAGGTGCTAGAGACAGTGGGAGTGTTTGAAGTGCCAAAACAGCATGGCAAATATGAAACAGGACAG ttgttcCTGCACAGTGTGTTTGGCTACAGAGGCATCGTCCTGTTCCCCTGGCATGCTCGACTTTACGATCGTGACGTCACGCCTCCAGCATCTGACAG TAAGCCAGAGACTCCGGGAGCCCATGGGTCAAAGGAGGtgaagggaaaaacacacacatactatcaagTCCTCATTGACACTAGAGACTGTCCACACATA tcacagagatcacagacAGAAGCAGTCACGTTTCTAGCCAATCATGACGACAGCAGGGCTCTATATGCTATTCCAG GTTTAGACTACGTGAGCCATGAGGATATTCTGCCATATAATTCTACAGATCAGGTGCCCATTCAGCATGAGCTATTTGAGAGGTTCCTCATGTTCAACACATCTAAAG TGCCTCCGTTTGTAGCAAGAGACACGCTGCGTGCATGGCAGGAGAAGAACCATCCATGGCTGGAGCTGTCCGACGTCCACAGAGAGACGACAGAGAATATCAGAGTGACCGTCATCCCTTTCTATATGGGCATGAGG GAAGCACAGAATTCACATGTTTACTGG TGGCGCTACTGCATCCGTCTAGAGAACTTGGGCAACGAGGTGGTGCAGCTGAGGGAACGGCACTGGAGGATCTTCAGCCTGTCAGGAACGCTGGAGACGGTCAGAGGCAGAGGAGTGGTGGGACGT gagCCTGTATTGTCCAAAGAACAGCCAGCGTTCCAGTACAGCAGTCACGTCTCGCTACAGGCCCCCAGCGGACACATGTG GGGCTCCTACCGGTTCGAGAGGCCCAACGGCACATTCTTCGATGTGCGCATCCCTCCCTTCTCTCTCGAAAGCAAGAAGGACGAAATGCCCAACGGCTTCCTGCCCGGCCCTTTCTCCTCACTGGCTTAA
- the poldip2 gene encoding polymerase delta-interacting protein 2 isoform X1, with protein sequence MAACVLRSWGILSTVNKFSNKNTLRAFAVKLDSRHEVTRRRLQCSTCGLLNVQQKRFMSSRNRAEGKVLETVGVFEVPKQHGKYETGQLFLHSVFGYRGIVLFPWHARLYDRDVTPPASDSKPETPGAHGSKEVKGKTHTYYQVLIDTRDCPHISQRSQTEAVTFLANHDDSRALYAIPGLDYVSHEDILPYNSTDQVPIQHELFERFLMFNTSKVPPFVARDTLRAWQEKNHPWLELSDVHRETTENIRVTVIPFYMGMREAQNSHVYWWRYCIRLENLGNEVVQLRERHWRIFSLSGTLETVRGRGVVGREPVLSKEQPAFQYSSHVSLQAPSGHMWGSYRFERPNGTFFDVRIPPFSLESKKDEMPNGFLPGPFSSLA encoded by the exons ATGGCGGCGTGTGTGTTACGAAGCTGGGGAATATTGTCTACTGTTAATAAGTTTagcaataaaaacacacttcGAGCATTCGCTGTGAAGCTCGACAGCAGACACGAAGTGACCAGACGCCGCTTGCAGTGTTCCACATGTGGTCTCCTGAATGTACAGCAGAAACGGTTCATGTCGTCCCG TAACAGGGCAGAAGGGAAGGTGCTAGAGACAGTGGGAGTGTTTGAAGTGCCAAAACAGCATGGCAAATATGAAACAGGACAG ttgttcCTGCACAGTGTGTTTGGCTACAGAGGCATCGTCCTGTTCCCCTGGCATGCTCGACTTTACGATCGTGACGTCACGCCTCCAGCATCTGACAG TAAGCCAGAGACTCCGGGAGCCCATGGGTCAAAGGAGGtgaagggaaaaacacacacatactatcaagTCCTCATTGACACTAGAGACTGTCCACACATA tcacagagatcacagacAGAAGCAGTCACGTTTCTAGCCAATCATGACGACAGCAGGGCTCTATATGCTATTCCAG GTTTAGACTACGTGAGCCATGAGGATATTCTGCCATATAATTCTACAGATCAGGTGCCCATTCAGCATGAGCTATTTGAGAGGTTCCTCATGTTCAACACATCTAAAG TGCCTCCGTTTGTAGCAAGAGACACGCTGCGTGCATGGCAGGAGAAGAACCATCCATGGCTGGAGCTGTCCGACGTCCACAGAGAGACGACAGAGAATATCAGAGTGACCGTCATCCCTTTCTATATGGGCATGAGG GAAGCACAGAATTCACATGTTTACTGG TGGCGCTACTGCATCCGTCTAGAGAACTTGGGCAACGAGGTGGTGCAGCTGAGGGAACGGCACTGGAGGATCTTCAGCCTGTCAGGAACGCTGGAGACGGTCAGAGGCAGAGGAGTGGTGGGACGT gagCCTGTATTGTCCAAAGAACAGCCAGCGTTCCAGTACAGCAGTCACGTCTCGCTACAGGCCCCCAGCGGACACATGTG GGGCTCCTACCGGTTCGAGAGGCCCAACGGCACATTCTTCGATGTGCGCATCCCTCCCTTCTCTCTCGAAAGCAAGAAGGACGAAATGCCCAACGGCTTCCTGCCCGGCCCTTTCTCCTCACTGGCTTAA
- the poldip2 gene encoding polymerase delta-interacting protein 2 isoform X3, with product MAACVLRSWGILSTVNKFSNKNTLRAFAVKLDSRHEVTRRRLQCSTCGLLNVQQKRFMSSRNRAEGKVLETVGVFEVPKQHGKYETGQLFLHSVFGYRGIVLFPWHARLYDRDVTPPASDSKPETPGAHGSKEVKGKTHTYYQVLIDTRDCPHISQRSQTEAVTFLANHDDSRALYAIPGLDYVSHEDILPYNSTDQVPIQHELFERFLMFNTSKVPPFVARDTLRAWQEKNHPWLELSDVHRETTENIRVTVIPFYMGMREAQNSHVYWWRYCIRLENLGNEVVQLRERHWRIFSLSGTLETVRGRGVVGREPVLSKEQPAFQYSSHVSLQAPSGHMWGTFRIERTDGSHFDVRIPPFSLESNKDDKSPPAGYNW from the exons ATGGCGGCGTGTGTGTTACGAAGCTGGGGAATATTGTCTACTGTTAATAAGTTTagcaataaaaacacacttcGAGCATTCGCTGTGAAGCTCGACAGCAGACACGAAGTGACCAGACGCCGCTTGCAGTGTTCCACATGTGGTCTCCTGAATGTACAGCAGAAACGGTTCATGTCGTCCCG TAACAGGGCAGAAGGGAAGGTGCTAGAGACAGTGGGAGTGTTTGAAGTGCCAAAACAGCATGGCAAATATGAAACAGGACAG ttgttcCTGCACAGTGTGTTTGGCTACAGAGGCATCGTCCTGTTCCCCTGGCATGCTCGACTTTACGATCGTGACGTCACGCCTCCAGCATCTGACAG TAAGCCAGAGACTCCGGGAGCCCATGGGTCAAAGGAGGtgaagggaaaaacacacacatactatcaagTCCTCATTGACACTAGAGACTGTCCACACATA tcacagagatcacagacAGAAGCAGTCACGTTTCTAGCCAATCATGACGACAGCAGGGCTCTATATGCTATTCCAG GTTTAGACTACGTGAGCCATGAGGATATTCTGCCATATAATTCTACAGATCAGGTGCCCATTCAGCATGAGCTATTTGAGAGGTTCCTCATGTTCAACACATCTAAAG TGCCTCCGTTTGTAGCAAGAGACACGCTGCGTGCATGGCAGGAGAAGAACCATCCATGGCTGGAGCTGTCCGACGTCCACAGAGAGACGACAGAGAATATCAGAGTGACCGTCATCCCTTTCTATATGGGCATGAGG GAAGCACAGAATTCACATGTTTACTGG TGGCGCTACTGCATCCGTCTAGAGAACTTGGGCAACGAGGTGGTGCAGCTGAGGGAACGGCACTGGAGGATCTTCAGCCTGTCAGGAACGCTGGAGACGGTCAGAGGCAGAGGAGTGGTGGGACGT gagCCTGTATTGTCCAAAGAACAGCCAGCGTTCCAGTACAGCAGTCACGTCTCGCTACAGGCCCCCAGCGGACACATGTG GGGGACGTTCCGGATCGAGCGGACCGACGGCTCACACTTCGACGTGCGCATCCCTCCGTTCTCCCTGGAAAGCAACAAAGATGATAAGTCTCCTCCTGCTGGATACAACTGGTAG
- the sebox gene encoding homeobox protein SEBOX, with protein sequence MALFLEQTCDYVHKMNEDREMDFIFNKSEARFTDVVNHHALSSPEADRTAQPEAQRKRKRTIFSRAQLSELERAFVITPYPDITLRERLAALTLLPESKIQVWFQNRRARSIKSGRLTRPMKKSPAASGYNSEIAVPHPGPTLPVSSAVGQRNRPEVYQPSNTNDQQQISDLDWVRQALCPWSQNLPQPTPPVPSISPDLPGALQWANQASKPPGSHSVSTDQMARSIHSLPQHQWSECFSAKPQCHINQSGYSSVPMDQVVPSHATQSCWQGSMHRQGQAVMHYPQTSLGDISDLIYNAAVVTNLADF encoded by the exons ATGGCTTTATTTTTGGAACAGACTTGTGATTATGTTCATAAAATGAACGAAGACAGAGAAATGGACTTTATCTTCAACAAAAGCGAAGCCCGCTTTACAG ATGTTGTAAACCATCACGCACTCTCTTCTCCGGAGGCAGATCGCACCGCGCAACCGGAAGCACAGAGGAAACGGAAAAGGACGATTTTCAGCCGCGCGCAATTGTCGGAGCTGGAGCGCGCTTTTGTGATCACTCCATACCCCGACATCACACTGCGGGAGAGACTCGCAGCTCTCACCCTACTGCCGGAGAGCAAAATCCAG GTGTGGTTTCAGAACCGACGTGCTCGGAGCATCAAGAGTGGCAGACTGACCAGACCCATGAAGAAAAGTCCAGCCGCGTCTGGTTATAACTCAGAAATCGCCGTCCCTCATCCAGGTCCCACTCTCCCAGTTTCTTCTGCTGTAGGTCAAAGGAACAGACCTGAAGTTTACCAACCGTCTAACACAAATGACCAACAACAGATTTCTGACCTGGACTGGGTGAGGCAAGCATTATGCCCTTGGTCTCAGAATCTGCCCCAGCCTACCCCCCCAGTCCCGTCCATATCCCCTGACCTCCCAGGAGCACTCCAGTGGGCAAACCAGGCTTCAAAACCACCTGGAAGTCACTCTGTCTCAACAGATCAGATGGCAAGGTCAATCCATTCCTTACCCCAGCACCAGTGGAGTGAGT GCTTCTCGGCGAAACCACAGTGTCACATTAATCAGAGCGGGTATTCGTCTGTTCCCATGGACCAGGTAGTTCCTTCACATGCTACACAAAGCTGCTGGCAGGGAAGCATGCACAGACAGGGACAAGCCGTAATGCACTACCCTCAGACTTCTCTAGGAGACATCTCTGATCTGATCTACAATGCTGCTGTAGTCACCAACCTGGCTGATTTCTGA